From one Candidatus Zymogenus saltonus genomic stretch:
- a CDS encoding anaerobic glycerol-3-phosphate dehydrogenase subunit C has protein sequence MRKDIHYPADQCVKCTICVEHCPVVKVTDKFLGPKQVGPDFQRFRSDGETPHDISLEYCTGCRICDVVCPSGVNISELNTKAKIALKKEKGISIRDRLLSHAYMFGHLGSIAAPATNTFMKSKALRWISEKLLHLEKDLRYPSYTSEPFERWIEKYSFQSEKKVAYFYGCFTNFNDPDLGKAVVKVLERNGYQAVFPKQNCCGLPLLGNGDIREARKLAMENLEGLFKAADQGLKIIYSSTSCGMMIRDDYATYLDLQEAERLSEHLVEVSEFLWGLYEAGELDTDFQEINMVLPYHIPCHLRSLGIGFPSIDLMGLVPGLEVDELGTYCCGLAGTYGFKEEKSDIANAIGGELAELLLKSDAEFAASDCEACRMQIENLSNKKAVHPIKIILRAYGLDKKEDEDEDED, from the coding sequence ATGAGAAAAGATATACATTATCCCGCAGACCAGTGTGTAAAGTGTACTATATGCGTCGAGCACTGCCCGGTGGTCAAGGTAACCGACAAGTTCCTCGGCCCAAAGCAGGTCGGCCCAGATTTTCAGAGATTTCGCAGCGACGGGGAGACCCCCCACGACATCTCACTGGAATACTGCACCGGTTGCAGGATCTGCGACGTGGTCTGTCCGTCGGGGGTCAATATATCGGAGCTGAACACCAAGGCGAAGATTGCCCTCAAAAAGGAAAAGGGGATCTCGATAAGGGACAGGCTCCTCTCCCACGCATATATGTTCGGGCACCTGGGGAGCATAGCGGCCCCTGCCACCAACACCTTTATGAAATCGAAGGCCTTGAGGTGGATCTCGGAGAAGCTCCTCCACCTCGAAAAGGATCTAAGATACCCCTCGTACACCTCGGAGCCGTTCGAGAGGTGGATCGAGAAATACTCCTTCCAGTCGGAGAAGAAGGTGGCCTATTTCTACGGCTGTTTCACCAACTTCAACGACCCCGACCTCGGAAAGGCGGTGGTGAAGGTCCTCGAGAGGAACGGCTATCAGGCGGTCTTCCCGAAGCAGAACTGCTGCGGGCTTCCCCTTCTTGGAAACGGGGACATCAGGGAGGCGAGGAAGCTCGCCATGGAGAACCTCGAGGGGCTTTTTAAGGCCGCCGATCAGGGGCTCAAGATAATATACAGCTCCACCTCCTGCGGCATGATGATAAGGGACGACTACGCAACCTATCTCGACCTCCAGGAGGCGGAGAGGCTCTCCGAGCATCTGGTGGAGGTCTCGGAGTTCCTCTGGGGGCTTTACGAGGCGGGGGAGCTCGACACCGATTTTCAAGAGATCAACATGGTCCTCCCGTACCACATCCCGTGCCACCTGCGCTCCCTCGGGATCGGGTTTCCCTCGATAGACCTGATGGGGCTTGTTCCAGGCCTTGAGGTGGATGAGCTTGGAACCTACTGCTGCGGCCTCGCCGGCACTTACGGGTTCAAGGAGGAGAAGTCCGACATCGCAAACGCCATCGGGGGGGAGCTGGCCGAGCTCCTCTTGAAGTCGGACGCCGAGTTTGCGGCGTCCGACTGCGAGGCGTGCAGGATGCAGATAGAAAACCTGTCGAACAAAAAGGCCGTCCATCCGATCAAGATCATCCTCAGGGCCTACGGGCTTGACAAGAAAGAGGATGAGGACGAGGACGAGGATTAG
- the glpA gene encoding anaerobic glycerol-3-phosphate dehydrogenase subunit A: protein MDFHTEVVVIGGGVTGTGIARDLTLRGIETILVEKGDLAAGATGRCHGLLHSGGRYAVKDPESARECVEENRILKKIASRNIEDTGGFFVRLPQDDRRYVDKFVTACDEVGIETEFMSLSAARKIEPNLTGNAREIIRVPDAAVDPFGLTIDNAADSEANGGRVMIHTEAVGIVVERSRVRTVLVRDKNTSETHRIRAKFVVNATGGWAGNVAALSGVHVPLSLFKGSLLIFNRRINNTIINRLRPPGDGDIIVPNEPTSIIGTTSIEVGDPEEFTVTREEVEMMLAEAALMLPPSVDARVIRAYAGIRPLLGSKGGAGGNEGGRDISRSFSVINHGVIDDVRGLVSVVGGKLTTYRLMAEKVVDLIAKELGVHIPCSTAERPILGSESGEFYKLGNRFDKIEILSRKKPEGIEEIICECELVTKKEILKVIEETGTTDLNDIQHRTRVGMGSCQGGFCTYRLLGILHELGMVSDYRANDILIRFLEERWRGIRPILRGDQLVEEQLMEGIYLGLFALDKVGKADGDDNAKVDKKDKKG from the coding sequence TTGGACTTTCACACGGAAGTTGTTGTAATCGGGGGTGGGGTCACCGGAACGGGTATCGCCCGGGACCTGACCTTGAGGGGGATAGAGACGATCCTCGTGGAGAAGGGTGACCTTGCCGCTGGCGCCACCGGCAGATGCCACGGCCTTTTGCACAGCGGCGGCAGATACGCCGTCAAAGACCCGGAGTCTGCCAGGGAGTGCGTCGAGGAAAACAGGATTCTTAAGAAAATCGCGTCGAGGAATATTGAGGACACGGGCGGTTTTTTTGTGAGGCTCCCCCAGGACGACAGGAGGTACGTAGATAAATTCGTCACCGCCTGCGACGAGGTGGGGATCGAGACGGAGTTCATGAGCCTCTCCGCGGCGAGGAAGATCGAGCCGAACCTCACCGGGAACGCAAGGGAGATAATTCGGGTGCCGGACGCCGCCGTTGACCCCTTCGGCCTCACCATCGACAACGCCGCGGACAGCGAGGCGAACGGGGGAAGGGTGATGATACACACCGAGGCGGTCGGGATTGTTGTGGAGAGATCGAGGGTCAGGACCGTCCTTGTCAGGGACAAAAACACGAGCGAGACGCACAGGATTCGCGCCAAGTTCGTGGTCAACGCTACGGGCGGATGGGCGGGGAACGTGGCGGCTCTGTCCGGCGTCCACGTCCCGTTGAGCCTCTTCAAGGGGAGCCTCCTTATCTTCAACAGGAGGATCAACAATACCATAATCAACAGACTGCGCCCCCCCGGCGACGGCGATATCATCGTTCCCAACGAGCCCACATCGATTATCGGCACCACCTCCATCGAGGTCGGCGACCCGGAGGAGTTCACCGTGACGAGGGAGGAGGTCGAGATGATGCTGGCGGAGGCGGCCCTGATGCTCCCGCCCTCGGTCGATGCCAGGGTGATCAGGGCGTACGCGGGGATAAGGCCTCTCCTGGGTTCTAAGGGAGGCGCCGGCGGAAACGAGGGGGGCAGGGATATATCGAGAAGCTTTTCCGTTATAAACCACGGGGTTATCGACGATGTGAGGGGTCTTGTGAGCGTCGTCGGGGGAAAGCTGACCACATACAGGCTCATGGCGGAGAAGGTCGTGGACCTCATTGCGAAGGAGCTCGGCGTTCATATTCCGTGCAGTACGGCGGAGAGGCCGATTCTCGGCTCCGAGAGCGGGGAGTTTTACAAGCTGGGGAATCGGTTTGACAAGATAGAGATACTGTCGAGAAAGAAGCCGGAGGGGATCGAGGAGATAATCTGCGAGTGCGAGCTTGTAACGAAAAAGGAGATACTGAAGGTGATCGAGGAGACGGGCACCACCGACCTCAACGACATACAGCACAGGACCCGCGTCGGAATGGGCTCCTGCCAGGGGGGTTTCTGCACGTATCGCCTCTTGGGGATTCTCCACGAGCTTGGGATGGTCTCCGACTACAGGGCCAACGACATCCTGATAAGGTTCCTTGAGGAGCGCTGGAGGGGAATAAGGCCGATCCTCCGGGGAGACCAGCTCGTCGAGGAGCAGCTGATGGAGGGCATCTACCTGGGCCTTTTCGCCCTTGACAAGGTCGGAAAGGCTGACGGCGATGACAACGCGAAGGTCGATAAAAAGGATAAAAAGGGATGA
- the glpB gene encoding anaerobic glycerol-3-phosphate dehydrogenase subunit B translates to MNYDVVVIGAGLGGLMSGITAAKEGKKVLIVGKGIGIITIFTGTIDYLGHYPPEGIRPLDSPREGIAELIAKNPDHPYSKVGMNFIEGGVTAFKEAAESGGVKYVGDLDRNFLLPTAVGTIKPTSLLSSSMAAGDLRDEGDVLICGFQGLRDFYPAYMAHNISTLTVEGVELPHFRGRTIDLKLGAGSSGMTSLTLARKFDDPDFLEGVSMALYENVRDGERIATPAVLGLRRGDEVIKYIEKVVKTKIFETPTLPPSVSGYRLYKALEAVVRSLGVKLLLGYEVTTAKVEKDRVLEVTISMGKREMLVGGKAFVLATGGLVGRGIGSSETNLVEPIFGLDVTGPKTRSEWFNKSFFDPAGHPINKVGICVDENLLPMIKNKKPRFVNLFVAGAQLCGYDALKEKSGGGVTISSSYKAGVMASSL, encoded by the coding sequence ATGAACTACGATGTGGTCGTAATAGGGGCCGGTCTCGGCGGATTGATGTCCGGGATAACGGCGGCAAAGGAGGGGAAGAAAGTCCTCATAGTCGGAAAGGGGATAGGGATCATCACGATATTTACCGGGACGATCGACTATCTGGGGCACTATCCGCCGGAGGGAATCCGTCCCCTCGATTCGCCCAGGGAGGGGATCGCGGAGCTTATCGCAAAAAATCCGGATCACCCCTACTCGAAGGTGGGGATGAATTTCATCGAGGGGGGGGTGACTGCCTTCAAGGAGGCCGCGGAGTCGGGTGGCGTCAAATACGTCGGCGATCTCGACAGGAACTTTCTCCTCCCGACCGCCGTGGGAACCATAAAGCCCACCTCCCTTCTCTCCTCCAGCATGGCGGCGGGCGATCTGCGCGACGAGGGGGACGTCTTGATATGCGGGTTTCAGGGCCTCAGGGACTTCTACCCCGCCTATATGGCCCACAACATTTCGACCTTGACCGTCGAGGGGGTCGAGCTTCCCCACTTCAGGGGGAGGACTATCGATCTCAAGCTCGGGGCAGGGAGCTCCGGGATGACCTCCCTCACCCTGGCCCGGAAATTCGATGACCCTGACTTCCTCGAGGGGGTCTCCATGGCGCTTTACGAAAACGTCAGGGACGGCGAGAGGATCGCGACGCCCGCGGTCCTTGGCTTAAGAAGGGGCGACGAGGTGATCAAGTATATAGAAAAGGTGGTCAAAACCAAGATATTCGAGACCCCGACCCTCCCCCCCTCTGTCAGCGGGTATCGACTCTACAAGGCGCTGGAGGCGGTCGTAAGGTCGCTTGGGGTAAAGCTTCTCTTGGGGTATGAGGTCACGACAGCAAAGGTCGAGAAAGACAGGGTGCTCGAGGTGACCATATCGATGGGCAAGAGGGAGATGTTGGTGGGGGGAAAGGCCTTCGTCCTTGCAACGGGGGGGCTTGTGGGGAGGGGGATCGGTTCCTCGGAGACGAACCTCGTCGAGCCGATATTCGGCCTCGATGTTACCGGGCCCAAGACGAGAAGCGAGTGGTTCAACAAGAGCTTCTTCGACCCCGCAGGACACCCGATAAACAAGGTCGGGATATGTGTTGACGAAAACCTCCTGCCTATGATCAAAAACAAAAAGCCGAGGTTCGTGAACCTCTTTGTGGCGGGCGCCCAGCTTTGCGGCTACGACGCCCTGAAGGAGAAATCGGGCGGCGGCGTTACAATATCCTCCAGCTACAAGGCGGGTGTTATGGCATCGAGCCTTTAA
- a CDS encoding DUF4013 domain-containing protein, translating into MININRAFSYPFGDEEWPIKILIGAAISACPIANFISVGYMYKIFKSVLNGGEPYLPEWDDFKELFFQGLWLFLIGLCYIVPPMIVGSFGMTVLFIGVLVLFAKVSVGVTIVIIGVSILAVSFFLVMLIAFLYPMAVANYAKGDENYTDAFRIFDIFKRILKVFGDYIIAFVVIYAAVFAMLALLVFPLLGIMFSIVSIFFAFYISYLLWPALFGSACANAFEGDTAPKTALKQRRPAKKEPAKKGRKSK; encoded by the coding sequence GTGATAAATATCAATAGGGCGTTTTCTTATCCGTTTGGGGACGAAGAGTGGCCGATCAAGATACTCATTGGGGCGGCGATAAGCGCATGTCCCATAGCGAATTTCATTTCGGTCGGATACATGTATAAAATCTTTAAATCGGTCTTAAACGGGGGTGAGCCTTATTTGCCGGAATGGGACGACTTCAAGGAACTCTTTTTTCAGGGATTATGGCTCTTTCTCATCGGCCTGTGTTACATCGTACCCCCGATGATCGTGGGCTCTTTCGGCATGACGGTCCTCTTTATCGGCGTGCTCGTCCTCTTTGCGAAGGTCAGCGTGGGAGTCACAATAGTAATAATAGGGGTTTCCATTCTTGCGGTAAGTTTCTTTTTGGTGATGCTGATCGCGTTTTTATATCCTATGGCGGTTGCGAACTACGCGAAGGGAGACGAGAATTATACCGACGCCTTCAGGATATTCGACATATTTAAAAGGATCTTAAAGGTCTTTGGGGACTACATAATTGCCTTCGTTGTGATATATGCCGCAGTTTTTGCGATGCTGGCGCTCCTTGTGTTTCCCCTTTTGGGGATAATGTTCTCGATTGTCAGCATATTTTTTGCCTTCTACATTTCATATCTCCTGTGGCCCGCCCTCTTCGGCTCGGCCTGCGCCAATGCGTTTGAGGGAGACACGGCCCCCAAAACCGCCCTGAAGCAGAGAAGGCCCGCAAAGAAAGAGCCCGCAAAGAAAGGACGGAAGTCGAAATAA
- a CDS encoding nitronate monooxygenase has product MFKTELCDLLGIEYPIIQGGMVWICYHELCSAVSEAGGLGILAAGGMTVEELKKEIELVKGLTKKPFGVNIPLMRPDAEDLIDAVIAGGANVISTSAGSPKRFTGKIHDAGLKVIHVSPNVSLAEKGAHAGVDAIVVEGIEAGGHDGFDEITTVALVPQTVDRVSIPVVAAGGIADGRGFVAALALGAKGVQVGTRFAATHEARAHPKFKEAILNVTDTGTILTARTIAPVRSVKNSLTERINKAEMSGATAEELADLIGEGRSQLASQNGDIDEGTVYCGQIGGMITRLKHAGDVVREMIGEAEAIVKGLGSLVGS; this is encoded by the coding sequence ATGTTTAAGACGGAACTTTGCGATCTGCTCGGTATCGAATATCCGATAATTCAGGGGGGTATGGTCTGGATATGTTACCATGAGCTCTGCTCCGCCGTCTCGGAAGCGGGGGGGCTGGGGATTCTCGCCGCCGGCGGTATGACGGTGGAAGAGCTTAAAAAGGAGATTGAGCTCGTAAAAGGGCTGACCAAAAAGCCCTTCGGGGTGAACATCCCCCTCATGAGGCCGGATGCGGAAGATCTGATAGATGCTGTGATCGCAGGCGGTGCGAACGTCATATCGACGTCCGCCGGGAGCCCCAAGCGTTTCACTGGAAAGATTCACGATGCGGGACTGAAGGTGATTCACGTCTCTCCCAACGTCTCCCTTGCGGAGAAGGGGGCCCATGCCGGCGTGGATGCGATAGTCGTGGAGGGTATAGAAGCGGGGGGACACGACGGCTTTGACGAGATAACCACGGTGGCCCTTGTCCCACAGACCGTCGACAGGGTCTCTATCCCTGTTGTCGCGGCCGGTGGAATTGCGGACGGGAGGGGCTTTGTGGCGGCCCTGGCGCTGGGGGCCAAGGGCGTCCAGGTGGGGACGAGGTTCGCCGCAACCCACGAGGCGAGGGCGCACCCGAAGTTCAAGGAGGCGATTCTCAACGTCACGGACACGGGCACCATCCTGACCGCAAGGACAATCGCCCCGGTGAGGAGCGTCAAAAACTCGCTGACCGAGAGGATAAACAAGGCGGAGATGTCAGGCGCCACAGCCGAGGAACTTGCCGACCTGATAGGGGAGGGACGCTCCCAGCTGGCGTCCCAGAACGGCGACATCGACGAGGGGACGGTCTACTGCGGGCAGATCGGCGGGATGATAACTAGGCTTAAACACGCCGGGGACGTTGTGAGGGAGATGATAGGCGAGGCCGAGGCGATAGTCAAGGGGCTTGGCTCCCTTGTCGGTTCTTGA
- a CDS encoding DUF4013 domain-containing protein, whose protein sequence is MMDVKEAFSYPFEDDDWAIKLLIGTVFVFIPIVNFFSKGYAYTVFKAAVNNEELYMPEWDDFKGYFIRGFWVFFIQLCYYFIPLFLILFGVGLAVGGWYFYDLKNGDEFIVVAFMGIFFFLIGLILAFIAIALYPMALANYAKSGERFGEAFRLFDIISKIFMVFGDYVIAYLIMFCVVFFISLLTILPFIGLLFSIANLFLIFYLYYLVWFGLIGRACSKAFIGDVGSVPVVPGK, encoded by the coding sequence ATGATGGATGTCAAAGAGGCGTTTTCGTATCCGTTTGAGGATGATGACTGGGCTATAAAGCTTCTGATCGGCACGGTCTTCGTCTTTATTCCGATAGTAAACTTCTTCAGCAAGGGCTATGCCTACACCGTCTTCAAGGCGGCTGTGAACAACGAGGAGCTCTATATGCCGGAATGGGACGATTTCAAGGGATATTTTATTCGGGGATTCTGGGTGTTTTTCATTCAGCTCTGCTACTATTTTATCCCGCTGTTCTTGATCCTTTTCGGCGTAGGATTGGCTGTAGGGGGATGGTATTTTTATGATTTGAAAAATGGGGACGAGTTTATCGTTGTAGCGTTCATGGGCATATTCTTTTTCCTTATCGGCTTAATCCTCGCATTTATTGCGATAGCCCTTTACCCGATGGCCCTGGCCAATTACGCAAAGAGTGGAGAGAGGTTCGGGGAGGCATTTCGGTTGTTCGATATTATTTCCAAGATATTCATGGTCTTCGGAGACTACGTTATCGCCTATCTTATAATGTTCTGTGTCGTTTTCTTTATCTCCCTTTTGACCATATTGCCTTTTATTGGGCTGCTCTTTTCCATTGCAAACCTTTTCTTGATCTTTTACCTTTACTATCTCGTCTGGTTCGGCCTTATCGGACGCGCCTGCTCGAAGGCGTTTATCGGAGATGTCGGATCTGTACCGGTAGTCCCGGGGAAATAA
- the tsaA gene encoding tRNA (N6-threonylcarbamoyladenosine(37)-N6)-methyltransferase TrmO codes for MIDFKLKQIGTVKSGRKEACLYPEDQDLKIDRELALDQYVEMEVSEIVVDEEYAGCLDGIEEFSHVIVLFLTQFTNEGARRIKRVHPGGFKEFPVKGIFSTRSPVRPNPIGLTVVELLERRENVLVLKGLDAIDDTEVLDIKPFISFLDMPEDPKDPKWILDLFDYIAKEKGRLVEERKRS; via the coding sequence ATGATCGATTTCAAGCTGAAGCAGATAGGAACGGTGAAAAGCGGCCGCAAAGAAGCGTGTCTCTATCCCGAAGATCAGGACCTAAAGATCGACAGGGAGCTGGCCCTCGATCAGTACGTGGAGATGGAGGTTTCGGAGATAGTCGTCGACGAGGAGTACGCCGGTTGTCTTGACGGAATAGAGGAGTTCAGTCACGTTATAGTCCTCTTTCTGACCCAGTTTACCAATGAAGGGGCCCGCCGGATAAAAAGGGTCCACCCCGGGGGATTCAAGGAATTCCCGGTGAAAGGGATCTTCTCCACGCGCTCGCCTGTAAGGCCGAATCCGATCGGACTTACGGTGGTGGAGCTTCTTGAGCGGAGGGAAAACGTACTGGTGCTGAAGGGATTGGACGCTATCGACGACACCGAGGTCCTCGACATAAAGCCCTTCATCTCCTTTCTCGACATGCCGGAAGACCCGAAAGACCCTAAGTGGATACTCGATCTTTTCGACTACATTGCCAAGGAAAAGGGGCGGCTTGTGGAGGAGAGAAAACGGAGTTAA
- a CDS encoding tetratricopeptide repeat protein, which translates to MKRKNLLPVILSLVLAVSLLTAAYGQDLKTRVNEIERAHLDGKLDGVINKYKGQVKENPNDPVLHYLLGIAYLYSEMDVKEATFDKAYKELARAKELDPNMKYVNYSLGTVYWYRGEHEKALDAYREEIRLDPEDGWNYYNLGLAYEGLKKWDKAWSQYIIAIEKDPTIHYAHNNLGGIALNWKGDFFRALDEFKAAMELKPDEKLYRKNYNKAVKKLKGLKDSVEKGELTLPTDEKKKLNSLDLKEVEVE; encoded by the coding sequence ATGAAGAGAAAAAACCTACTTCCGGTTATCCTCTCTCTCGTTTTGGCCGTATCGCTTTTGACCGCGGCATACGGCCAGGATCTCAAAACAAGGGTAAACGAGATCGAGAGGGCGCACCTCGATGGGAAACTTGACGGAGTAATAAATAAGTATAAGGGTCAGGTAAAGGAAAATCCCAACGACCCAGTCCTTCACTATCTCCTGGGGATAGCCTATCTCTATTCCGAGATGGACGTCAAGGAGGCAACCTTCGACAAGGCGTACAAGGAGCTTGCCAGGGCGAAAGAACTCGATCCAAACATGAAATACGTCAACTACTCCCTCGGAACAGTCTACTGGTACAGGGGGGAGCATGAAAAGGCCCTGGACGCCTACAGGGAGGAAATAAGGCTCGACCCTGAAGACGGCTGGAATTATTACAACCTGGGGCTCGCCTACGAGGGATTGAAGAAGTGGGACAAGGCGTGGAGCCAGTACATCATCGCCATAGAGAAGGACCCGACAATACACTACGCCCACAACAACCTTGGGGGGATTGCCCTGAACTGGAAGGGAGATTTTTTCCGGGCTCTCGATGAATTCAAGGCGGCGATGGAGCTGAAGCCGGATGAAAAGCTCTACAGGAAGAACTACAACAAGGCCGTAAAAAAGCTTAAGGGTTTGAAGGATTCGGTGGAAAAGGGGGAGCTGACCCTCCCCACGGACGAGAAAAAGAAGCTTAATAGCCTCGACCTGAAGGAGGTGGAGGTGGAGTAG
- a CDS encoding STAS/SEC14 domain-containing protein yields the protein MKKEIAKTKMYEMYVDTAKNRTHIIFRGFWERLDDVSNLLEDFRRVMAEVKSGFTSITDLSDMKPPSQETSQLLVEIKNIADKKGQGRVARVVDKKLIKIVSQRISRESEMGTEVEHFATYKEAEAWLDSFKD from the coding sequence ATGAAAAAGGAAATTGCGAAAACCAAGATGTACGAAATGTACGTGGACACGGCGAAAAATCGAACACACATTATTTTCAGAGGATTCTGGGAGCGTCTTGACGATGTTTCAAATCTGCTTGAGGATTTCAGAAGAGTCATGGCTGAAGTTAAAAGTGGATTTACCAGCATCACAGACCTCTCAGATATGAAGCCCCCGTCCCAGGAAACCTCTCAGCTCTTAGTTGAGATTAAGAATATCGCCGATAAAAAGGGACAGGGCAGGGTGGCAAGGGTCGTGGACAAGAAGCTAATAAAAATTGTTTCTCAGAGGATCAGCAGAGAGAGCGAGATGGGCACAGAGGTCGAACACTTTGCCACATACAAAGAGGCGGAAGCGTGGCTTGACAGCTTTAAAGATTGA
- the glpK gene encoding glycerol kinase GlpK encodes MGGYIMAIDQGTTGSRVFIFDEKGAVVGSAYKEFTQIYPKPGWVEHNPMEIWKSVEETMLDACVRSGVELKEIHAIGITNQRETTVLWEKETGVPIHNAIVWQCRRTAGICDELKSAGYEPLFKKNTGLVVDAYFSGTKVKWLLDNVPGARDKAEKGEILFGTIDTWLMYNLSGGEVHATDYTNASRTLMFNIEKKEWDKKILDILGVPEAMLPVVKDSASLFGHTAEKLPMDRKVPITGVAGDQQAALFGQGCTKPGMAKNTYGTGCFLLSVTDGIVHSEKGLLTTIACSDEGKPIYSLEGAVFIAGAAIQWLRDELKIIKDAKETEELAKSVDDNHGLYMVPAFVGLGAPYWDMHARGGILGITRGSGRSHLARAALESIAYQTKDLVEVVNEESEVDMNLLRVDGGAASNNFLMQFQSDILDIDVERPKMIETTAAGAAYLAGLGSGFWKSGAELTECREVERVFNPAMDKSERERLYKGWKEAVKRVSTKL; translated from the coding sequence ATGGGCGGATATATCATGGCCATCGATCAGGGCACAACCGGAAGCAGGGTCTTTATTTTTGATGAAAAGGGGGCCGTTGTCGGAAGCGCGTACAAGGAGTTCACGCAGATATACCCGAAGCCGGGCTGGGTCGAGCACAACCCAATGGAGATATGGAAGAGCGTCGAGGAGACGATGCTCGACGCCTGCGTGAGGAGCGGAGTGGAGCTCAAGGAAATCCACGCCATAGGTATCACCAACCAGCGGGAGACCACCGTCCTATGGGAGAAGGAGACCGGAGTGCCTATCCACAACGCCATAGTCTGGCAGTGCAGGAGGACCGCCGGGATATGCGACGAGCTTAAATCGGCGGGGTATGAGCCGCTCTTCAAGAAAAACACCGGCCTTGTGGTCGACGCCTATTTCTCCGGCACGAAGGTCAAGTGGCTTTTGGATAACGTCCCCGGGGCGAGGGATAAGGCAGAGAAGGGGGAGATACTCTTCGGGACGATAGACACGTGGCTCATGTACAACCTCTCGGGCGGAGAAGTCCACGCCACCGACTACACCAACGCCTCGAGGACCCTGATGTTCAACATAGAGAAGAAGGAGTGGGACAAAAAGATCCTCGATATTCTCGGCGTTCCCGAGGCGATGCTGCCTGTGGTCAAGGACTCCGCCTCCCTATTCGGCCATACGGCGGAGAAGCTCCCAATGGACCGGAAGGTTCCCATAACCGGAGTAGCGGGCGATCAGCAGGCCGCCCTCTTCGGGCAGGGGTGCACGAAGCCCGGCATGGCCAAGAACACCTACGGCACCGGCTGCTTTCTTCTGTCCGTCACCGACGGGATCGTCCACTCGGAGAAGGGGCTCCTCACGACCATTGCGTGCAGCGACGAGGGAAAACCGATATATTCGCTGGAGGGGGCGGTGTTCATCGCCGGCGCGGCGATCCAGTGGCTGAGGGACGAGCTGAAGATTATCAAGGACGCGAAGGAGACCGAGGAGCTGGCCAAGAGCGTCGACGACAACCACGGCCTCTACATGGTGCCCGCCTTCGTGGGTTTGGGCGCCCCCTACTGGGACATGCACGCCCGGGGAGGCATCCTGGGGATAACGAGGGGCTCCGGCAGGAGTCATCTGGCAAGGGCCGCCCTCGAGTCGATCGCCTATCAGACAAAGGACCTCGTCGAGGTTGTGAACGAGGAGTCGGAGGTCGATATGAACCTTCTCAGGGTGGACGGCGGCGCCGCCTCGAACAATTTCCTGATGCAGTTTCAGTCCGACATCCTGGACATCGACGTGGAGAGACCGAAGATGATCGAGACCACAGCGGCCGGCGCCGCATACCTGGCGGGCCTCGGCTCCGGCTTCTGGAAGAGCGGAGCGGAGCTTACAGAGTGCAGGGAGGTGGAGAGGGTTTTCAATCCGGCCATGGACAAGTCGGAGAGGGAGAGGCTATACAAGGGATGGAAGGAGGCGGTTAAGAGGGTGAGCACGAAGTTATGA